A single genomic interval of Kogia breviceps isolate mKogBre1 chromosome 6, mKogBre1 haplotype 1, whole genome shotgun sequence harbors:
- the LOC131758169 gene encoding diphthamide biosynthesis protein 3-like has product MVGFSSLKNIWPFVGLVFHVEVEIEDFQHDEDSEIYFYPYLCGDDISIIDDDLENGAGVAVYLSCALSVTVIYDKDQFMCKETVPAPSSNKELANCRRRLWESKS; this is encoded by the exons ATGGTGGGCTTCTCCAGCTTAAAGAACATTTGG CCCTTTGTTGGCCTGGTGTTTCATGTCGAGGTAGAGATTGAGGACTTCCAGCATGATGAGGACTCAGAGATTTATTTCTATCCTTACCTGTGTGGGGATGACATCTCCATCATTGATGACGATTTGGAGAATGGGGCAGGTGTGGCAGTGTATCTGAGTTGCGCTCTCTCTGTAACCGTGATTTATGACAAAGATCAGTTTATGTGTAAAGAAACAGTCCCAGCCCCTTCAAGCAACAAAGAGTTAGCTAATTGCCGAAGAAGACTTTGGGAATCCAAATCCTGA